In Uranotaenia lowii strain MFRU-FL chromosome 2, ASM2978415v1, whole genome shotgun sequence, one genomic interval encodes:
- the LOC129744736 gene encoding uncharacterized protein LOC129744736: MERLVNHRLNTIIDQKLLLDDRQYAFRPGRSTDDYLCLLECILDDALSRSQHIELLSLDLSKAFDCVEHNTILTSLRDWGISGKLYQYIQSFLTNRTIQVLVNNSLSSPRQMPTGVPQGSVISPTLFLIAINSIFKIIPENIKILVYADDILLISISAFARLTRIRLQTALDKIAIWAPKIGFRFSPDKSKLLHLGPNRKKLKKLPPLKLFNQSIPFVHSFRLLGVWIDDRLTFSTHLNQIRKNSKNKLNLLRILSKTPSHANRDSLIKFVHGWLLPSALHDLGLISRSGPRLYHKLEPLYNGCIRTVGSAFVTSPIVSIMAECGQLPFNYLVAKHLTSKSVRWLAIGGNSDAPLVTRTNTILQNLINCSLPSVCPRRKPPFRYWTEKTPPIDFSLSLKIKAGQPSCTVLPFFHELVDRKYRTTTHIFTDGSKTIDGQVGCGIEDPLNKRSLALPSQCSVFSAEAYALLNALQNIPNQPTSTTIFSDSASVLKAVAKGSIKHPWISSISHEALKRGATLVWIPGHAGIPGNESADRLASIGANLTPPSVPIPQQDAYRDILLHLSL, encoded by the coding sequence ATGGAAAGACTAGTCAATCACCGCCTCAACACCATTATAGATCAAAAACTACTCTTAGACGACCGTCAATACGCTTTCCGTCCCGGCCGATCAACCGATGACTATCTATGCCTCCTTGAGTGCATTCTGGATGATGCCTTAAGTCGAAGTCAACACATTGAACTCCTATCGTTGGACCTATCCAAAGCTTTTGATTGCGTCGAACATAACACCATACTCACCTCCCTGCGAGACTGGGGAATTTCTGGTAAATTATATCAATATATCCAAAGCTTTCTAACCAATCGCACTATCCAGGTTCTAGTCAACAACTCTCTCTCCAGCCCAAGACAAATGCCTACAGGGGTCCCGCAGGGATCAGTAATCTCCCCTACCCTCTTTCTGATTGCCATAAACtccattttcaaaatcattcctGAAAACATCAAGATCCTTGTTTACGCGGATGATATCCTGCTCATCTCGATATCTGCATTTGCCCGCCTAACACGAATCAGGCTACAAACAGCCTTAGACAAAATTGCCATTTGGGCACCGAAAATAGGTTTCCGATTCTCCCCTGATAAATCTAAACTCCTTCACCTTGGTCCTAATaggaaaaaactcaaaaaactcCCTCCCCTGAAACTATTCAACCAGTCCATCCCCTTCGTCCATTCCTTCCGTTTATTGGGTGTTTGGATTGACGACCGACTAACATTTTCAACTCATCTCAACCAAATTAGAAAGAACAGCAAGAACAAACTCAACCTACTCCGTATCCTAAGTAAAACCCCAAGTCATGCAAATCGAGACTCCCTTATTAAATTTGTCCATGGATGGTTACTCCCATCAGCACTACATGATCTGGGTCTCATCAGTAGATCCGGCCCTCGGCTCTACCACAAACTTGAACCTTTATACAACGGATGCATCCGAACAGTTGGTTCCGCGTTTGTAACAAGCCCCATCGTATCGATCATGGCCGAATGCGGCCAACTTCCTTTCAACTATCTGGTTGCCAAGCACCTTACCTCTAAATCAGTCCGTTGGCTCGCCATTGGAGGCAACAGCGACGCTCCCCTAGTTACTCGCACCAACACCATACTCCAAAATCTCATTAACTGCTCCCTTCCATCTGTTTGTCCTAGAAGAAAACCTCCGTTTCGATATTGGACTGAAAAAACTCCACCCATTGACTTCTCCCTATCCCTCAAAATCAAAGCCGGCCAACCCTCCTGCACCGTACTACCTTTTTTCCACGAACTAGTTGACAGAAAATACAGGACAACGACTCACATATTCACTGACGGCTCCAAAACCATTGACGGTCAAGTCGGCTGTGGCATTGAGGATCCTCTCAACAAGCGTAGCCTTGCCCTACCATCTCAGTGCTCCGTCTTCAGCGCCGAAGCATACGCTCTATTGAATGCCcttcaaaatattccaaatcaGCCAACCTCTACAACCATCTTTTCCGACTCAGCAAGTGTGCTGAAAGCAGTCGCCAAGGGCAGCATAAAACACCCCTGGATATCTTCCATATCACACGAGGCCTTAAAGAGAGGTGCTACCTTGGTTTGGATTCCCGGTCACGCCGGCATACCCGGCAACGAATCTGCCGACCGCCTGGCTTCTATAGGTGCCAACCTAACCCCACCATCTGTACCCATCCCGCAACAGGACGCTTACCGTGACATCTTGTTGCATTTAAGCTTATAG
- the LOC129744735 gene encoding zinc finger protein ZFP2-like isoform X1: protein MSNMPCIVPTCRTPAATLVPFPSNPKLAERWSEAIQVGCEILGAVNFGKNTIHQICESHFCAATNDYQEPSLFVNSKSKKVQIVCCRMCLRFHPITKSLPKSGHIGKDDISSFIMETMNIDVNDSSYFNFICECCFARIDICKVILSSFLDADRCFQELKNHITAQELEFLVKDEATIYQTISDSEELLSESMDDERMEDENKSESETELNYDSEDSLIEMVENDTTLSDGSDTKKDSINDKRPKRYKNGAFRRTLRKKYLESNETDSDNLTLLLAKKCYICQKVWPDANALNEHLTAQHATITDYRCEECNEDCLTIGSYNRHLAKHDKSERPHKCNFCPYRFVHNVNMRRHEMAVHNVKHNVKPYSKHIVRSILCEHCGASFRYSTKLTTHIRIHHLNKKLTCSICNQSFTTNFSLERHMLIHNNQKPHVCATCGESFRRLLDLKHHMEKVHEGRNPHVCTECNKEFKTYYTLCTHRSQVHKGNPPQPSRQSNNVSIECSVCSVIFPTHRELGQHIEDCHSKNYPYFECNVCQEKFITKRLLYLHKALHTDKFECKICEKRFQTKQRLQQHDDAHHNTERKYKCSICTDNRFYKNISSLKNHMTIHRRGKIFPCEFCDKSFARKDVLKIHRRTHTGEKPFECPVCQKHFGDNGTFSKHKKRCLSNAASMGGKTLMQ, encoded by the exons ATGAG CAATATGCCGTGCATTGTACCGACTTGCAGAACGCCGGCAGCTACCCTCGTTCCATTCCCCAGCAATCCGAAACTGGCGGAACGATGGTCCGAAGCCATTCAGGTGGGATGTGAAATACTCGGCGCCGTCAATTTCGGGAAAAATACTATCCATCAGATTTGTGAATCTCATTTCTGTGCTGCTACAAATGACTACCAAGAACCATCGTTGTTTGTCAACAG caaaagcAAAAAAGTACAGATTGTATGCTGCCGTATGTGTCTTCGATTCCATCCAATTACGAAATCTTTGCCGAAGAGTGGCCATATAGGAAAGGACGACATATCATCGTTCATTATGGAAACGATGAACATCGATGTAAATGATTcgagttattttaattttatttgcgaATGCTGCTTTGCACGCATCGATATCTGCAAGGTAATATTGTCAAGTTTTCTCGACGCCGATCGATGCTTTCAGGAACTTAAAAACCATATCACCGCCCAGGAGTTGGAGTTTCTAGTAAAAGATGAGGCAACGATTTATCAGACGATTTCCGATTCCGAAGAGTTACTTTCTGAGTCCATGGATGATGAAAGAATGGAAGATGAAAACAAATCAGAAAGTGAAACAGAGTTGAACTATGATTCTGAAGATAGCCTGATTGAGATGGTAGAAAATGACACTACACTTTCTGACGGATCAGATACCAAAAAGGATTCAATTAATGATAAACGCCCAAAAAGGTACAAAAATGGAGCATTCAGGAGAACTTTACGCAAAAAGTATCTGGAATCTAATGAAACAGATTCAGATAATTTGACACTTTTATTAGCAAAAAAGTGTTATATCTGTCAAAAGGTGTGGCCGGATGCAAATGCGTTGAACGAACACCTCACGGCTCAACATGCAACCATAACTGACTACCGATGCGAAGAGTGCAACGAGGACTGTCTAACAATTGGATCATACAATCGTCATTTGGCCAAACACGATAAATCTGAACGCCCacataaatgtaatttttgtccgtATCGTTTCGTTCATAATGTAAACATGAGGCGTCACGAGATGGCAGTTCACAATGTAAAACATAATGTGAAACCTTACAGTAAACATATCGTTAGGAGCATATTATGCGAACACTGCGGGGCTTCATTTCGCTACAGTACAAAGCTCACAACCCATATACGTATACATCATCTGAATAAAAAACTAACCTGTAGCATCTGCAACCAATCATTTACCACTAATTTCAGTCTCGAACGGCATATGTTAATACACAACAACCAGAAACCACACGTTTGTGCTACATGTGGCGAAAGTTTCCGCAGGCTGCTCGATCTAAAACATCACATGGAAAAAGTTCATGAAGGACGTAATCCTCATGTTTGTACCGAATgtaacaaagaatttaaaacttattataCCCTGTGTACGCATCGTTCCCAAGTACATAAAGGAAATCCTCCCCAACCATCACGACAATCAAACAATGTATCAATCGAGTGCTCCGTTTGCAGCGTAATTTTTCCTACACACCGGGAACTTGGCCAACACATCGAAGACTgtcactcaaaaaattatcccTACTTTGAATGTAACGTGTGTCAGGAGAAATTCATCACTAAAAGACTATTATATTTGCACAAAGCTTTGCATACGGataaatttgaatgtaaaatatGCGAAAAGAGGTTCCAGACTAAACAGAGGTTACAGCAACACGATGACGCCCATCACAACACTGAACGGAAGTACAAGTGCTCAATCTGCACAGATAatagattttataaaaatattagttCTCTTAAAAATCATATGACGATACACAGAAGGGGAAAAATTTTTCCGTGTGAGTTTTGCGACAAAAGCTTCGCACGCAAAGATGTCCTAAAGATTCACCGAAG AACTCATACCGGCGAGAAACCTTTCGAATGTCCCGTTTGTCAGAAACATTTTGGAGATAATGGAACTTTCAGTAAGCACAAGAAGCGGTGCTTGTCGAATGCAGCGTCTATGGGTGGCAAAACATTGATGCAATGA
- the LOC129744735 gene encoding zinc finger protein ZFP2-like isoform X2, with translation MPCIVPTCRTPAATLVPFPSNPKLAERWSEAIQVGCEILGAVNFGKNTIHQICESHFCAATNDYQEPSLFVNSKSKKVQIVCCRMCLRFHPITKSLPKSGHIGKDDISSFIMETMNIDVNDSSYFNFICECCFARIDICKVILSSFLDADRCFQELKNHITAQELEFLVKDEATIYQTISDSEELLSESMDDERMEDENKSESETELNYDSEDSLIEMVENDTTLSDGSDTKKDSINDKRPKRYKNGAFRRTLRKKYLESNETDSDNLTLLLAKKCYICQKVWPDANALNEHLTAQHATITDYRCEECNEDCLTIGSYNRHLAKHDKSERPHKCNFCPYRFVHNVNMRRHEMAVHNVKHNVKPYSKHIVRSILCEHCGASFRYSTKLTTHIRIHHLNKKLTCSICNQSFTTNFSLERHMLIHNNQKPHVCATCGESFRRLLDLKHHMEKVHEGRNPHVCTECNKEFKTYYTLCTHRSQVHKGNPPQPSRQSNNVSIECSVCSVIFPTHRELGQHIEDCHSKNYPYFECNVCQEKFITKRLLYLHKALHTDKFECKICEKRFQTKQRLQQHDDAHHNTERKYKCSICTDNRFYKNISSLKNHMTIHRRGKIFPCEFCDKSFARKDVLKIHRRTHTGEKPFECPVCQKHFGDNGTFSKHKKRCLSNAASMGGKTLMQ, from the exons ATGCCGTGCATTGTACCGACTTGCAGAACGCCGGCAGCTACCCTCGTTCCATTCCCCAGCAATCCGAAACTGGCGGAACGATGGTCCGAAGCCATTCAGGTGGGATGTGAAATACTCGGCGCCGTCAATTTCGGGAAAAATACTATCCATCAGATTTGTGAATCTCATTTCTGTGCTGCTACAAATGACTACCAAGAACCATCGTTGTTTGTCAACAG caaaagcAAAAAAGTACAGATTGTATGCTGCCGTATGTGTCTTCGATTCCATCCAATTACGAAATCTTTGCCGAAGAGTGGCCATATAGGAAAGGACGACATATCATCGTTCATTATGGAAACGATGAACATCGATGTAAATGATTcgagttattttaattttatttgcgaATGCTGCTTTGCACGCATCGATATCTGCAAGGTAATATTGTCAAGTTTTCTCGACGCCGATCGATGCTTTCAGGAACTTAAAAACCATATCACCGCCCAGGAGTTGGAGTTTCTAGTAAAAGATGAGGCAACGATTTATCAGACGATTTCCGATTCCGAAGAGTTACTTTCTGAGTCCATGGATGATGAAAGAATGGAAGATGAAAACAAATCAGAAAGTGAAACAGAGTTGAACTATGATTCTGAAGATAGCCTGATTGAGATGGTAGAAAATGACACTACACTTTCTGACGGATCAGATACCAAAAAGGATTCAATTAATGATAAACGCCCAAAAAGGTACAAAAATGGAGCATTCAGGAGAACTTTACGCAAAAAGTATCTGGAATCTAATGAAACAGATTCAGATAATTTGACACTTTTATTAGCAAAAAAGTGTTATATCTGTCAAAAGGTGTGGCCGGATGCAAATGCGTTGAACGAACACCTCACGGCTCAACATGCAACCATAACTGACTACCGATGCGAAGAGTGCAACGAGGACTGTCTAACAATTGGATCATACAATCGTCATTTGGCCAAACACGATAAATCTGAACGCCCacataaatgtaatttttgtccgtATCGTTTCGTTCATAATGTAAACATGAGGCGTCACGAGATGGCAGTTCACAATGTAAAACATAATGTGAAACCTTACAGTAAACATATCGTTAGGAGCATATTATGCGAACACTGCGGGGCTTCATTTCGCTACAGTACAAAGCTCACAACCCATATACGTATACATCATCTGAATAAAAAACTAACCTGTAGCATCTGCAACCAATCATTTACCACTAATTTCAGTCTCGAACGGCATATGTTAATACACAACAACCAGAAACCACACGTTTGTGCTACATGTGGCGAAAGTTTCCGCAGGCTGCTCGATCTAAAACATCACATGGAAAAAGTTCATGAAGGACGTAATCCTCATGTTTGTACCGAATgtaacaaagaatttaaaacttattataCCCTGTGTACGCATCGTTCCCAAGTACATAAAGGAAATCCTCCCCAACCATCACGACAATCAAACAATGTATCAATCGAGTGCTCCGTTTGCAGCGTAATTTTTCCTACACACCGGGAACTTGGCCAACACATCGAAGACTgtcactcaaaaaattatcccTACTTTGAATGTAACGTGTGTCAGGAGAAATTCATCACTAAAAGACTATTATATTTGCACAAAGCTTTGCATACGGataaatttgaatgtaaaatatGCGAAAAGAGGTTCCAGACTAAACAGAGGTTACAGCAACACGATGACGCCCATCACAACACTGAACGGAAGTACAAGTGCTCAATCTGCACAGATAatagattttataaaaatattagttCTCTTAAAAATCATATGACGATACACAGAAGGGGAAAAATTTTTCCGTGTGAGTTTTGCGACAAAAGCTTCGCACGCAAAGATGTCCTAAAGATTCACCGAAG AACTCATACCGGCGAGAAACCTTTCGAATGTCCCGTTTGTCAGAAACATTTTGGAGATAATGGAACTTTCAGTAAGCACAAGAAGCGGTGCTTGTCGAATGCAGCGTCTATGGGTGGCAAAACATTGATGCAATGA